A single genomic interval of Gossypium raimondii isolate GPD5lz chromosome 11, ASM2569854v1, whole genome shotgun sequence harbors:
- the LOC105803466 gene encoding ribonuclease 3-like protein 3, producing MTAITIKALKEQQHIIQQQSESAGESTQSLPSLDEVEQILGYEFNNKRLLEEAFTHASLGLGFSNERLEYVGDSVLNLLFTKQQFFEYPDLPPGPLTRLRAANVDTEKLARAAVKHGLHRYLRHKKPLLKEQIRQFSEEIQRYPLHSNGLVDVPKALADLVESTIGAVFIDTNSLHVVWKVFKDLLEPIIRRETLKIHPVTQLYEVCQKRNLKVKFVDLWKESTGFDVFVDDQLVGRGKCSLKKEIAHNRAAKDALDNILRILDEKDTNINIVEERNV from the exons ATGACCGCCATCACCATAAAAGCTCTTAAAGAGCAGCAGCATATTATCCAACAACAAAGCGAGTCAGCCGGGGAATCAACTCAGTCGTTGCCCAGTCTGGATGAAGTGGAGCAAATTCTGGGCTATGAGTTTAACAACAAACGGTTATTAGAAGAAGCTTTCACGCATGCTTCTTTAGGACTCGGTTTCTCCAACGAGCGGTTAGAGTACGTGGGAGATTCTGTCCTTAATTTACTTTTCACCAAACAGCAGTTTTTTGAATACCCTGATTTGCCGCCGGGGCCTTTGACTAGGCTACGAGCCGCCAATGTCGATACCGAAAAGTTGGCTCGTGCCGCCGTCAAACACGGTTTGCATCGCTATTTGCGCCATAAGAAACCTCTTCTCAAAGAACAA ATTCGACAATTTTCTGAAGAAATACAACGATATCCACTACATTCTAATGGACTAGTTGACGTGCCAAAAGCGTTGGCTGATCTTGTGGAATCCACCATCGGTGCGGTTTTCATTGACACCAATTCCCTTCATGTTGTTTGGAAG GTGTTTAAGGATTTGTTGGAACCCATAATTAGACGGGAGACTTTGAAGATACACCCGGTGACACAATTATATGAAGTGTGTCAAAAGAGGAATTTAAAAGTTAAGTTTGTAGATTTATGGAAGGAAAGCACAGGTTTTGATGTTTTTGTCGACGATCAACTTGTGGGAAGAGGCAAATGTAGTCTCAAGAAGGAAATTGCACACAACAGAGCTGCCAAAGATGCACTGGAcaatattttgagaattttagaTGAAAAAGATACCAATATTAATATTGTTGAAGAAAGAAATGTATAA
- the LOC105800995 gene encoding uncharacterized protein LOC105800995, translating to MGPIHEITSHTKISFRNSRKVQEKPKKDEQVRPKPPLPKIQPLFPERFNQCRRGKEDKEILKTFRNVEINIPLLDAIKQIPWYAKFLKELYTNKRKLTGNERVNVGENVSTGLQRKMSAKCKDKGVIIQLADKSVVLPEGVLEDVLVKVNELIFPADFVVIKMEEDNTSGSSDLLLGRPFLSTVSTKIDVRSGTLTMEFDGKIIKFNVYDAISHPSEILSDLLGGRHETEARGAKTAIFKYDRGFYRRFIKNFSKVAEPLCQLLQKDKKFEFDPKCKEAFDTLKQKLVSAPIVQPPDWKYPFEIMCDASERSVGAVLGQRIDKEPNVICYASKTLDAAQTLRYLISKKEAKLRLIRWILLLQEFDIEIRDKRGCENLVADHLSRIKVPFDDIPIKEEFPEESLFSTKTRLP from the exons ATGGGGCCAATCCACGAAATAACCAGCCATACCAAAATCAGTTTTCGCAACAGCCGCAAGGTTCAG GAAAAACCCAAGAAAGATGAACAGGTCCGACCGAAGCCTCCATTACCTAAAATTCAACCTCTGTTTCCAGAACGATTCAACCAATGTCGAAGAGGTAAAGAGGACAAGGAAATCCTCAAAACATTTAGGAATGTCGAGATCAACATTCCGCTGTTGGACGCCATCAAGCAAATACCGTGGtatgctaaatttcttaaagagctTTACACCAACAAGCGTAAATTAACAGGTAATGAAAGGGTGAATGTTGGTGAGAATGTATCCACAGGGTTACAGCGGAAAATGTCAGCAAAATGCAAGGATAAgg gTGTTATCATTCAATTGGCGGACAAGTCTGTTGTGCTTCCAGAAGGAGTACTCGAGGATGTTCTGGTAAAAGTTAACGAACTTATTTTCCCTGCAGATTTTGTTGTGATCAAAATGGAGGAGGATAACACTTCTGGATCTTCAGATCTCCTGTTGGGTCGACCGTTCCTTAGTACAGTTAGTACTAAAATTGATGTTCGAAGTGGAACTCTCACGATGGAGTTTGATGGAAAGATCATAAAGTTTAATGTCTACGACGCCATTAGCCATCCAAGTGAAATCTTGAGC GATCTACTTGGAGGAAGACACGAAACTGAGGCAAGAGGTGCAAAGACGGCTATATTCAAATATGATAGAG GGTTTTACAGGCGCTTCATAAAAAACTTCTCGAAGGTAGCTGAACCATTGTGTCAGTTGTTGCAGAAGGATAAGAAATTTGAGTTTGACCCAAAATGTAAGGAGGCATTTGATACACTCAAGCAAAAGTTAGTCTCCGCTCCTATAGTGCAACCACCAGATTGGAAATACCCATTTGAAATTATGTGTGATGCCAGCGAGCGCAGTGTAGGAGCCGTGTTGGGGCAAAGGATAGACAAAGAACCAAATGTCATATGTTATGCCTCGAAAACTCTAGATGCTGCGCAAA CCCTCAGGTACTTGATCTCGAAGAAGGAAGCAAAACTGAGGCTCATTAGGTGGATTTTGCTgctccaagaatttgacatcgagaTTCGAGACAAAAGGGGATGCGAGAATTTAGTGGCTGACCACTTAAGCAGAATAAAAGTACCTTTTGACGACATCCCTATTAAGGAAGAATTCCCTGAGGAGAGCCTATTCTCGACCAAGACACGTCTCCCATGA